The Pedobacter frigiditerrae genomic sequence TGCGATTTAATGATAGAACCAAAAGGAATGGGAGAAATCAGCACCTTCGACATGAAAAAAGCCGAAACTATTTACTGGTTAGCCCATGAAGAAGCGCTAAGAGCAATTAAAAACAGCGAGAGTTTTCAGGAGTTGTTGAAGAATTAAAAACCTTCACTCATTTACCGTCATTTCGAAATGAGCTCTTCGCGATTGAGAACCACGAAGTGCTCAGCGAAGCTAAATCTGTTAGTTAACAGCACAAGCTAAACATCTTTTCAGTGGTCTAAAGGAACAGCTATCTCCTCGCTGCGTTTCGTTCGATATGACGTTGAACAAAACAATACATTCACACTTTGCTTATTCCCCCTTTAGGGGGCTAGAGCGACCAGTCTCTCTCCCTCCAAAACTGGTATCGCTTTACACAAATCTAATCTCAAACAAAACTGTACATCCTCTTCAATATTCAAGGCTGCCAATCTGTGGCTGTGAGACGATTTATGCAAATAAGTCCTCAAATCACTTTTGGCCATTAAATACATATCCTCCGCAACAACACAAGCATCATCACTATGCGTAAAATCATTGCGTAAAACATTTACCACAGCGCCAGCAAACAAAGTATCCTCTAGGTTAAAATTATCCTTCCAGCCAGAGCAAAGCAGCAACACGTTTTTATCTTGAGATTTTAAATAATCGCAAAGCGAAGTCAAGTTTAAGAAAGAACCCACAACAACTTTATGTGCACGTTCTTGCGCCATGTGCATGGCCTTAGTTCCATTGGTTGTAGTTAACACCACCGTTTTACCACCAACCTTTTCTTTAGTGTAAGAAAATGGCGAATTACCAAAATCGTAACCAACAACCACTTCACCATTTCGCTCTGCAGCTAATAAAAAACCCTTGTCCGCATAAGCCAAACAATCTTCTACATGAGCAACCGGTATAATCGCTTCAGCACCATTATCAATGCCGTAAGTAATAGACGATGTTGCCCTTAAAATATCAATCACAACAACAATACTGTTTTCAATATTATATAAATGTAATAAAGCCGGTGTTAGACAAACTTCAATGGTTCTAGACATTTCGAGAGATGTGAGATGTGAGATGTGAGATGTGAGATTTAAGCTCGCAAAGTCTCAAATCTCATATCTAATGTCTCAAATCTATTTATAAAATGGAAACTTAACTACTTTAGCTTTAATCTTGCTATTTCTAATGTCTATAAAGATTTCTGTGCCCTCTTTAGCCAGTTCTTTAGTTACATAACCCATACCAATAGCTTTTTGTAAAGATGGAGATTGCGTACCAGAAGTAACCTTACCAATCACATTACCTTCTGCATCTACAATAGGGTAATCGTGACGAGGAATACCTCTATCAATCATTTCAAAACCAATTAGCTTACGGGTAACACCAGCTTCTTTTTGAGCTTGCAAAGCTTCAGCATTTGTGAAAGGTTTAGTGAATTTGGTAATCCAACCTAAACCAGCTTCAATTGGTGATGTCGTGTCATCAATATCATTGCCATACAAACAGAAACCCATTTCTAAACGTAAGGTATCACGAGCAGCTAAACCAATTGGTTTAATGCCATATTCAGCACCAGCTGCAAAAACTGCATCCCAAATTCTATCTGCGTGTTCATTGTCAAAATAAATCTCGAAACCACCTGCACCAGTGTAACCAGTTGCAGAAACCACAACATTTTCAACACCTGCAAAAGTTCCTTTTTTAAAGGTGTAATATTCCATCGATGCTAAATCGATATCGGTTAAACTTTGCAAAGCATCAGCTGCTTTCGGACCTTGAATAGCCAATAAAGAAGTCTTGTCAGAAATGTTATGCATTTCAACACCAGCAGTGTTAAACTCTTGTATCCAATTCCAATCTTTCTCAATGTTGCTAGCATTAACCACTAACATATAGGTTTTCTCATCAATGCGATAAACCAATAAATCATCAACAATACCACCATCATTGTTTGGCAAGCAAGAATATTGAACCTTGCCATCGTGTAATTTCGATGCATCATTACTCGTTACCCTTTGTATCAAATCCAATGCATTTTCGCCTTTTAAAATGAACTCGCCCATGTGGCTCACATCAAAAACACCAACTGCGTTTCTAACCGTAGCGTGTTCTACATTAATGCCCTCATATTGTACGGGCATATTATAACCAGCAAAAGGCACCATTTTAGCACCTAATGAAATGTGTTTCTCTGTTAATGCGGTATTCTTCATTTAAATTTTTTTTATAACCGTTAACTGCTAATTGTTAACTGGAAACTGAATAAGCGCCAAAAATACTAAGAATAGCGCAATGTTTTTTACCTTTTTGTTATTCTCAGCGTTTTGTCTTTTTAGCCGTTTTGTCATTTCAGACTTGTACCGATTTTACATCGGTAGCGCAGCGAAGAATTTATGTGTTATATTCTATTGACTTTTAGAAAACTAAAGCCTCTTTTCCATAGTAGCATCAGCCCCGCTTTTCGTTGCAATCTTTTTGCTGTCACACTGAGCGAACCTGTCCCGACTTCTTCGGGAGTCGAAGTGTCAGCAATGCAAAAAGTATTTCCACTGCAATCGGGTTTAGAGAATAAAGGGTTGTAGTTCTTGGCTGGCTGAGACTCCACGTATCACACAGCATTTCGTTGATATCGTCATTGCGAGGTTCATTCTCCGATTCTTCATCGGCAATGACCGAAGCAATCTCACTATTGCAGTTCAATGGCAATGAGATTGCTTCGGGCGATGAAAAATCGACCCTCGCAATGACGAGATAGGTGTTAACCTTGCAAGCTTCGTTATATTTGGCACTATCCCATCCTGCCATTCCAGATTTGTAATCTGGAATTCGTATCATTGGATTCCCTTGGGGTTGGTGTTATCACTAATACACCTATAATCCACGAATCTGTGGCTAACAATTACCCCTTCATCAACACCTCATAAATAGCTAACATCCGCTTTGCGTTGCTATTAATCTCGTGGTCTCTCTCTACGGTTTTTCGAGCGTTTACGCCAATTTCTCGCCACTTGTCGGGCTGTGTAATACATTTTAAAATAGAGCGATAAAACTCATCAGGTGTATCCGCAATTAAAATATCCTTGCCGTTTTTGCAATTAATCCCCTCTGCAGCCATACTCGTAGCGATAATACATTTCTGCATCGCCATACCCTCAATAATCTTCACTCGCATCCCACTTCCAGAAAGCAAGGGAACAATCATAATTGCTTTAGAATTCATAAACTCAACAGCATCAAAAATTTCTCCCTCCACAATTAAGTTTTCAGAGTCATAATCAAAAAACTGCTTTTGCATGTTTCTTCCAGCAATGTAGAAGCGAAGCTCGCCACTTAGCTTTTCTATATCAGGCCAAATCTCATCCAGAAACCATTCAAGTCCTTCCTTATTTGGTCGCCAATCCATTGCCCCTAAATGAAACAAAGTCGGGAAACTAGTTTTAGTTACATCAACATTGTATTTTTCAAAATCAATCGCAACTGGAAAAACATCCAACCTAGTCTGGCATCCCATCAATAAAATATTCTGTCTATCAGGCTCACTTATAGAAAACACTTGATGAAAACGATTGATTTGTTCTGTTTCATAAACCTTTAACCTCCTCGAAAGAAATTCTAGATACTTCTTTCTAGGTTTAAATTGTTCCCTTGCAGCTAGCCTTTCCCAAACATCAAATTCTATATTGTGTGCTCTGTAAATCAGTTTTGCTTTACTATTTGCCTTAACTATATCTAAATATGGAACTACAAATAATCCCTCAAATTGAATGATATCAAATTCTTGTTCACGTAATAAATTCTCCAAAAGTTTAGCAGCCTCATCATCGAAATAACGAGATACATTATAAGATTGATTGGAAAATATATTAAAAAAAGCGCCCCAAATATTCACTTCAGTATCAATACTATAAGAATGGAAATTTATTTTATCGAAAACTGGGTCGTAAATATCATCTACATCGACCTTGTCTTTGGTAGGATTAATGCTGAACAATGAAATATCAGCATCCAATTTTAACAAGCCCTTCACGGTATTATAAACCACAATAGGATATCCGCTATTTGGCGGAAAAGGAACACGACTGGTTAAAAAAAGGATTTTCACATTGTGAAATTACAAATTAAACTTCTTCCTGAAAAGAAAGAGTTAATTGAGGGTCGCTTACATTAAAAGTTTTACGATGGAAAGGTGACAACCCTGTTGCTATAACAGCATTTCTATGCTCAATAGTTGGATAGCCTTTATTTTGTTTCCAGTTATAATGCGGATAATCTTGGTGAAGGTTTGCCATGTATTCATCGCGATGCGTTTTTGCTAAAATAGAAGCCGCTGCGATATTTAAATATTTCCCGTCGCCCTTAACCACACAACAATGCGGAATATCAGTATATTTTTTAAAACGATTGCCATCAATTACTAAATGCTGTGGAATAATCATCAGTTTTTCTATCGCCCTGTGCATGGCTAAAAAAGAGGCATTTAAAATGTTAATCTGGTCTATTTCTTCATGGTCTACAAAAGCAACTGCCCAAGCCAATGCTTCCTTCTCTATAATTGGCCTTAACTTATCTCGTTGTTCGTGTGTTAACTTTTTCGAATCATCTAAGCCTTCTAAATAAAAATCCTTAGGTAAAATTACCGCTGCTGCAGATACTGGCCCGGCCAAACAGCCTCTCCCAGCTTCATCGCAACCGGCCTCTATTAATTCTATATGATAACAGTTTAATAACACGCTATAAAGTTAAGGTTTATCAATTATAAAAATTTAGGGGTAACAAATTTTAAGTAAGTTTATATATAGATAATTAAACATTTAAAATATTAACTATAATATCATGAAAAAATTATCAATAACATTAGCCTTTATTTTTTGTACACTAGCTGTATTCGCACAGGCAAACAGACCAGGCACACCAATTGGTGGCATTATTGTTAAAGGGGGTAAAAATCCTGGCGGCCAAATGATGACCACGACTACAAATGAAAAGGGAGAAATTGTACTTAACATTTTAGAGGCTGGCAATTATAAATTTA encodes the following:
- the gcvT gene encoding glycine cleavage system aminomethyltransferase GcvT, which encodes MKNTALTEKHISLGAKMVPFAGYNMPVQYEGINVEHATVRNAVGVFDVSHMGEFILKGENALDLIQRVTSNDASKLHDGKVQYSCLPNNDGGIVDDLLVYRIDEKTYMLVVNASNIEKDWNWIQEFNTAGVEMHNISDKTSLLAIQGPKAADALQSLTDIDLASMEYYTFKKGTFAGVENVVVSATGYTGAGGFEIYFDNEHADRIWDAVFAAGAEYGIKPIGLAARDTLRLEMGFCLYGNDIDDTTSPIEAGLGWITKFTKPFTNAEALQAQKEAGVTRKLIGFEMIDRGIPRHDYPIVDAEGNVIGKVTSGTQSPSLQKAIGMGYVTKELAKEGTEIFIDIRNSKIKAKVVKFPFYK
- a CDS encoding 2-phosphosulfolactate phosphatase, translating into MSRTIEVCLTPALLHLYNIENSIVVVIDILRATSSITYGIDNGAEAIIPVAHVEDCLAYADKGFLLAAERNGEVVVGYDFGNSPFSYTKEKVGGKTVVLTTTNGTKAMHMAQERAHKVVVGSFLNLTSLCDYLKSQDKNVLLLCSGWKDNFNLEDTLFAGAVVNVLRNDFTHSDDACVVAEDMYLMAKSDLRTYLHKSSHSHRLAALNIEEDVQFCLRLDLCKAIPVLEGERLVALAP
- a CDS encoding glycosyltransferase family 4 protein, translated to MKILFLTSRVPFPPNSGYPIVVYNTVKGLLKLDADISLFSINPTKDKVDVDDIYDPVFDKINFHSYSIDTEVNIWGAFFNIFSNQSYNVSRYFDDEAAKLLENLLREQEFDIIQFEGLFVVPYLDIVKANSKAKLIYRAHNIEFDVWERLAAREQFKPRKKYLEFLSRRLKVYETEQINRFHQVFSISEPDRQNILLMGCQTRLDVFPVAIDFEKYNVDVTKTSFPTLFHLGAMDWRPNKEGLEWFLDEIWPDIEKLSGELRFYIAGRNMQKQFFDYDSENLIVEGEIFDAVEFMNSKAIMIVPLLSGSGMRVKIIEGMAMQKCIIATSMAAEGINCKNGKDILIADTPDEFYRSILKCITQPDKWREIGVNARKTVERDHEINSNAKRMLAIYEVLMKG
- a CDS encoding ribonuclease HII; protein product: MLLNCYHIELIEAGCDEAGRGCLAGPVSAAAVILPKDFYLEGLDDSKKLTHEQRDKLRPIIEKEALAWAVAFVDHEEIDQINILNASFLAMHRAIEKLMIIPQHLVIDGNRFKKYTDIPHCCVVKGDGKYLNIAAASILAKTHRDEYMANLHQDYPHYNWKQNKGYPTIEHRNAVIATGLSPFHRKTFNVSDPQLTLSFQEEV